From a region of the Flavobacterium sediminilitoris genome:
- a CDS encoding phosphoheptose isomerase family protein: MKKSILKLKGSQELTKKEQKSINGGIRIPIPGDPIEEPKACGGDGSFIYVNGVKTCCYIPYNNTYFC, encoded by the coding sequence ATGAAAAAATCAATTTTAAAATTAAAAGGATCTCAAGAGCTAACTAAAAAAGAACAAAAAAGCATTAATGGAGGTATAAGAATTCCAATTCCTGGAGACCCAATAGAAGAGCCAAAAGCTTGCGGAGGTGATGGAAGTTTTATATATGTAAATGGAGTAAAAACATGTTGTTATATTCCTTATAACAACACCTATTTCTGTTAA
- a CDS encoding LodA/GoxA family CTQ-dependent oxidase, translating into MEKDQVIQSVAIYPPLGIARIGNSSEYYFASDLSNTMETPDGGFKDKEGKVKKQVARFRVYGFNAAGEVVKEIVASEAQINWRVHVANVKSAWYEFNNALDLEGYAIPSTYRNGNVKGGDRDELVINPGVKKINGISQKDKPEYELTGGKFYGKEVPLGKIETDDKGRLLFFGGDGNSASYDNKPATTFANNVGWHDDTSDGTIRATIVLNGKTFEAEPAMVAVTPPNFGPGLFGVVTMYDVVLNLFIEKFNYPDPTSNGVNFWEHIYPVLERMTNTQWVNHGFFMLFGKNSPSDFTNPELLNKLSDPSESSKEERERIFNWLRNPNSNVAEPKKVPPFYGDGFGDYTNIALDDLPITNTQYKWFEKWAKGDFNNVKVDKIKSFNELSLEEQIEALNIAPFEECLGGPFHPGIELTWPMRNALMWEKPFRLKVLPENEMPNLDYGSLLSPAIALSEDGPLSASGPGSLTRWLGVPWQTDEASCLSGYDTTTYLPLPSFWAARVPNQVLSEDSYGRMSDTKVNIAQRLKHFDYRQDWLREFGTQYLPKINKMISEWHDLGIIAETEYKNQESDFLPNRVWKETRMAYTSIDPTMEQVRYAERVTVDEKMLKTTFAESTKIAKKRPFYGRNER; encoded by the coding sequence ATGGAAAAAGATCAAGTTATTCAAAGTGTAGCAATTTATCCACCACTAGGAATTGCTAGAATTGGAAATTCTTCGGAATATTATTTTGCTTCAGATTTATCAAATACTATGGAAACACCAGATGGGGGATTTAAAGATAAAGAAGGGAAAGTTAAAAAGCAAGTTGCTCGGTTTAGAGTATACGGATTTAATGCTGCTGGAGAAGTTGTTAAAGAAATAGTAGCAAGTGAAGCACAAATAAATTGGAGAGTACATGTTGCCAATGTAAAATCAGCTTGGTATGAGTTCAATAATGCTTTAGATTTAGAAGGATATGCTATTCCTTCAACATATAGAAATGGAAATGTTAAAGGAGGTGATAGGGATGAATTGGTTATAAATCCAGGAGTCAAAAAGATAAATGGAATAAGTCAAAAAGATAAACCAGAATATGAGTTAACAGGAGGGAAGTTTTATGGGAAAGAAGTACCACTAGGAAAAATAGAAACAGATGATAAAGGAAGGCTTTTGTTTTTTGGTGGAGATGGAAACTCTGCTTCTTATGATAATAAACCAGCAACAACCTTTGCAAATAACGTAGGTTGGCATGATGATACTTCTGATGGTACAATTAGGGCAACTATTGTTCTCAATGGCAAAACATTTGAAGCAGAACCAGCAATGGTTGCTGTAACTCCTCCAAATTTTGGACCAGGGTTATTTGGAGTTGTAACCATGTATGATGTAGTGTTGAATTTATTTATTGAAAAATTCAATTATCCAGATCCAACTTCTAATGGAGTAAATTTTTGGGAGCATATTTATCCAGTTTTAGAACGTATGACAAATACACAATGGGTAAATCATGGATTTTTTATGCTTTTTGGGAAAAACTCTCCTTCTGATTTCACTAATCCAGAGTTATTGAATAAGTTGTCTGATCCTTCTGAATCTTCAAAAGAAGAAAGGGAAAGAATCTTTAATTGGTTAAGAAATCCAAATAGTAATGTAGCAGAACCTAAAAAAGTACCTCCTTTTTATGGGGATGGTTTTGGAGATTATACAAATATTGCCTTAGATGATTTGCCAATTACAAATACACAATATAAATGGTTTGAAAAATGGGCGAAAGGAGATTTTAATAATGTCAAAGTAGATAAAATAAAATCTTTTAATGAATTATCTCTGGAAGAACAAATAGAGGCTTTAAATATAGCTCCATTTGAAGAATGTTTAGGAGGTCCTTTTCATCCAGGAATTGAATTAACATGGCCAATGCGTAATGCTTTGATGTGGGAAAAACCTTTTAGATTGAAAGTATTGCCTGAAAATGAGATGCCAAATTTAGATTATGGAAGCTTATTAAGTCCTGCAATTGCTTTGTCTGAAGACGGACCATTGTCGGCAAGTGGACCAGGTTCTTTGACTAGATGGTTAGGTGTGCCTTGGCAAACAGATGAGGCAAGTTGCCTGTCTGGATATGATACTACAACTTATTTGCCTTTACCATCATTTTGGGCAGCAAGAGTGCCTAATCAAGTATTAAGTGAAGATAGTTATGGTAGAATGAGTGATACAAAAGTAAATATTGCACAGCGATTGAAACACTTTGATTATCGTCAAGATTGGTTACGTGAATTTGGTACACAATATTTACCAAAAATAAATAAAATGATTAGTGAATGGCATGATTTAGGAATTATTGCAGAGACAGAATATAAGAATCAAGAAAGTGATTTTTTACCAAATAGAGTTTGGAAGGAAACAAGAATGGCTTATACTTCAATTGATCCAACAATGGAACAAGTTCGTTATGCGGAAAGAGTAACAGTAGATGAAAAAATGTTAAAAACAACATTTGCTGAATCTACTAAAATAGCTAAGAAAAGACCATTTTATGGTAGAAATGAAAGATAA
- a CDS encoding NAD(P)/FAD-dependent oxidoreductase, which translates to MVEMKDNNFFNVIIIGGGPAGIAAGLTLNSRNISTVIVEANQLSNQKVGECIPPNAYPLFQKMGLESLLIDEKHHLYYGNKSVWGTSILHEKLFLFDRYNKGILLNRTYFEKQLQDISKRNQINWLVDYTLYTINKEKNFTKVVLKSKTDELTLFCNYVVDATGRKASVCRKLGIEKKTLDQLASLSFKCQIKTTIPFYVHTESFENGWIYVSPSEGDNVIVMIFTDLDLIPSKNKGKDFILDIMNNSQLGQKVFKTRLEEDNIFDITTRIANTTYLEKPFGGNWLAIGDAAYSFDPLSSYGITSALASGYYGGHALADILLKKEEALDVYHYIMRDAFENYKVQLHEQYALESRWANSIFWSRRN; encoded by the coding sequence ATGGTAGAAATGAAAGATAATAACTTTTTTAATGTAATTATTATTGGAGGAGGTCCTGCTGGTATTGCAGCAGGATTAACTCTTAATTCTAGGAATATTTCAACTGTTATTGTTGAAGCAAATCAGTTAAGTAATCAAAAAGTAGGAGAATGTATTCCTCCTAACGCTTATCCATTATTTCAAAAAATGGGTTTAGAATCATTGCTTATAGATGAAAAACATCATTTGTATTATGGGAATAAATCTGTTTGGGGAACGTCTATTTTGCATGAAAAATTATTTCTTTTTGATAGGTATAATAAAGGGATTCTTTTAAATAGAACTTATTTCGAAAAACAATTACAAGACATTTCTAAAAGAAATCAAATAAATTGGTTGGTAGATTATACATTATATACTATTAATAAAGAAAAGAATTTTACAAAAGTAGTCTTGAAATCGAAAACAGATGAGTTAACTCTTTTTTGTAATTATGTTGTAGATGCAACAGGAAGAAAAGCTTCTGTATGTAGAAAATTAGGAATAGAAAAGAAAACACTAGATCAGCTTGCATCATTAAGTTTTAAATGTCAAATTAAAACAACTATCCCGTTTTATGTTCATACAGAAAGTTTTGAGAATGGATGGATATACGTGTCGCCATCAGAAGGGGATAATGTGATAGTCATGATTTTTACGGATTTAGATTTGATTCCGTCTAAGAATAAAGGAAAAGACTTTATTTTGGATATTATGAATAATTCTCAATTAGGTCAAAAAGTATTTAAAACTAGATTAGAGGAAGATAATATTTTTGATATAACAACAAGAATAGCAAATACAACATATTTAGAAAAACCTTTTGGAGGAAATTGGTTAGCTATAGGAGATGCTGCTTATTCATTTGATCCATTGTCTTCTTATGGTATTACCTCGGCTCTTGCTTCAGGATATTATGGCGGACATGCATTGGCAGATATACTCTTGAAAAAAGAAGAAGCATTAGATGTTTATCATTATATTATGAGAGATGCATTTGAAAACTATAAAGTTCAACTTCATGAACAATATGCTCTTGAGAGCAGATGGGCAAATTCAATTTTTTGGAGTAGAAGAAATTAA
- a CDS encoding carboxy terminal-processing peptidase, which yields MTQIVNFMKRNYKVILLITALSAVLWSFIPTKKTEDPEKDKLLLELLTYVLEKGHYSPVEINDSFSKQVYNKYLNGIDPTKRFFLESDIKEFDQYKQVIDDMIKNKDLSFFYLTNTRLLKRIKESESIYKSILSKPFDFTIDEVINTDYEKQPYAKNDKELKNRWRRQLKLSVLSTIVDKEKLEKDKKEKDPNYTKKRFSEIEKEARESSLKSLNDYFDFIEKELDSNDWYSIFINSIVEQFDPHTFYFSPEEKDKFDISMSGKFEGIGAKLQKKNEVVEISELISGGPAWRGKELEAGDIILKVAQGSEDPLDIAGMRLDDVVKKIKGAKGTEVRLTVKKVDGTISVISIIRDEVETEETFAKSSVVEKDGKKFGIIYLPKFYISFDNKDERDAYKDVALEIERLKKENIEGIIMDLRGNGGGSLETVVNMTGLFIEQGPVVQVKSSGSKKDILSDKDPGVQWTGPLVVMVDNFSASASEIFAAAIQDYKRGLVIGSKHTYGKGTVQNLIDLNQFVRSNSYGDLGALKTTTQKFYRINGGSTQREGVLSDIILPDRFAYLDMGERDEKNSLPWDKIDAAPYKPIFSGFESIISKSNDRIANNEQFKLIDENAKWIFERKDDNDFELSLEKFEIKMEIIDNKLRKFKSLADYKNNLTFNSLPYEIEATQKDNILKEKRERWHEELQKDIYVDEALNVLSDIEKLDFRSVVYSRNKKGKFERLD from the coding sequence ATGACCCAAATTGTTAATTTTATGAAAAGAAATTATAAGGTTATTTTGTTAATAACTGCCTTATCAGCAGTTCTATGGAGTTTTATACCTACGAAAAAAACCGAAGATCCAGAGAAAGACAAATTACTTTTGGAACTACTAACTTATGTCTTGGAAAAAGGACATTATAGCCCTGTTGAAATTAATGACAGCTTCTCAAAACAAGTGTACAATAAGTATTTGAATGGAATTGATCCTACAAAACGCTTCTTTTTAGAATCTGATATAAAAGAATTCGATCAATATAAGCAAGTAATTGATGACATGATCAAAAATAAAGACTTGTCGTTTTTTTACTTAACTAATACGCGATTATTAAAACGTATTAAAGAATCGGAATCTATTTATAAATCTATATTATCTAAACCTTTTGATTTCACTATTGATGAAGTTATCAATACTGATTATGAAAAACAGCCTTATGCTAAAAATGATAAAGAATTAAAGAATAGATGGCGTAGACAATTAAAATTATCTGTTCTTTCAACTATCGTTGATAAAGAAAAATTAGAAAAAGACAAAAAAGAAAAAGATCCTAATTATACTAAAAAGCGTTTTTCAGAAATTGAAAAAGAAGCACGTGAAAGCTCTTTAAAATCATTAAATGATTATTTTGATTTTATTGAAAAAGAACTTGATAGCAATGATTGGTATTCAATATTTATAAACTCAATTGTTGAGCAATTTGATCCTCATACTTTTTATTTTTCTCCTGAAGAAAAAGACAAGTTTGACATTAGTATGAGCGGAAAATTTGAAGGAATTGGTGCAAAACTTCAAAAGAAAAATGAAGTAGTTGAAATATCAGAATTAATTTCTGGTGGACCAGCATGGAGAGGAAAAGAACTTGAAGCAGGAGATATAATATTAAAAGTTGCTCAAGGAAGTGAAGATCCTCTTGATATTGCAGGAATGAGACTTGATGATGTTGTAAAAAAGATCAAAGGAGCAAAAGGAACCGAAGTTCGTTTAACCGTTAAAAAAGTAGATGGTACAATTTCTGTAATTTCTATCATTAGAGATGAAGTAGAAACAGAGGAAACATTTGCTAAATCTTCTGTAGTTGAAAAAGATGGTAAAAAATTCGGAATTATTTACCTTCCAAAATTCTACATTAGTTTTGACAACAAAGACGAAAGAGATGCATACAAAGATGTTGCTCTTGAAATTGAGAGACTTAAAAAAGAAAACATTGAAGGTATTATAATGGATTTAAGAGGAAACGGAGGAGGCTCTCTTGAAACTGTTGTAAATATGACGGGATTATTTATAGAACAAGGTCCGGTAGTACAAGTAAAATCATCCGGAAGTAAAAAGGATATTTTATCCGACAAAGATCCTGGTGTTCAATGGACTGGCCCGCTTGTAGTAATGGTTGATAATTTTTCTGCTTCTGCTTCTGAAATTTTCGCAGCAGCAATTCAAGATTACAAAAGAGGTCTTGTTATAGGTAGTAAACATACTTATGGAAAGGGAACAGTTCAAAACCTTATTGATTTAAATCAGTTCGTAAGAAGTAATTCTTATGGAGATTTAGGAGCATTAAAAACTACTACTCAAAAATTCTATAGAATTAATGGTGGATCAACTCAAAGAGAAGGTGTATTAAGCGATATTATTTTACCAGATCGTTTTGCTTATTTAGATATGGGAGAAAGAGATGAGAAAAATTCTTTACCTTGGGACAAAATTGACGCTGCTCCATACAAACCTATTTTTTCAGGATTTGAATCTATTATTTCTAAAAGCAATGATAGAATAGCTAATAACGAACAATTTAAGTTGATTGATGAAAATGCAAAATGGATTTTTGAAAGAAAAGATGATAATGATTTTGAACTTAGCTTAGAAAAATTTGAAATAAAAATGGAGATTATTGACAATAAACTTAGAAAGTTTAAATCACTTGCTGATTATAAAAACAATCTAACGTTCAATTCACTTCCTTATGAAATTGAAGCTACTCAAAAAGACAACATTTTAAAGGAGAAAAGAGAGCGTTGGCATGAAGAACTTCAAAAAGATATCTATGTTGACGAAGCTTTAAATGTTTTAAGCGATATTGAAAAACTTGATTTCAGAAGTGTTGTTTACTCTAGAAACAAAAAGGGAAAATTTGAAAGATTAGATTAA
- the surE gene encoding 5'/3'-nucleotidase SurE: MKKPLILVTNDDSIVAPGIRFLIDVMKEIGEVIVVAPDSPQSGMGHAITINNTLHIDKVNLDKEIEHEYSCSGTPVDCVKMAVHEILKKKPDLCVSGINHGSNSSINVIYSGTMSAAVEAGIEGIPAIGFSHLDYSWETNFEPTREYVKKITQEVLKNGLPEGVVLNVNFPKASKGVINGIKVCRQAKAMWVEEFDKRTNPQGKEYYWLTGEFVNKDEGEDTDEWALENNYVSVVPVQFDLTAHQVIKTLNNWDLK, from the coding sequence ATGAAAAAACCACTTATACTTGTAACTAATGACGATAGTATAGTAGCACCTGGTATCCGTTTCTTAATTGATGTAATGAAAGAAATTGGAGAGGTAATAGTTGTAGCGCCTGATAGTCCTCAAAGTGGAATGGGACATGCGATAACAATAAATAATACACTACACATTGATAAAGTAAATTTAGATAAAGAAATTGAACATGAATATAGTTGTTCTGGAACACCAGTTGACTGTGTTAAAATGGCTGTTCATGAAATTTTAAAAAAGAAACCAGATTTATGTGTTTCTGGAATTAATCATGGATCAAATTCTTCTATAAATGTTATTTATTCAGGTACAATGAGTGCTGCTGTTGAGGCAGGTATTGAAGGAATTCCAGCTATTGGTTTTTCACATTTAGACTATAGTTGGGAGACAAATTTTGAACCGACAAGAGAGTATGTTAAAAAAATAACACAAGAAGTTCTGAAAAATGGGTTACCTGAAGGTGTTGTTTTAAATGTTAATTTTCCTAAAGCTTCGAAAGGAGTAATAAATGGAATTAAAGTTTGTCGACAAGCAAAAGCAATGTGGGTTGAAGAATTTGATAAAAGAACAAACCCACAAGGAAAAGAATATTACTGGTTGACAGGGGAATTTGTAAATAAAGATGAAGGAGAAGATACAGATGAATGGGCTTTAGAAAATAATTATGTTTCTGTTGTACCAGTTCAATTTGATTTAACAGCTCATCAGGTAATAAAAACGCTAAATAATTGGGATTTAAAATGA
- a CDS encoding phosphoglycerate mutase family protein, which yields MKNIIFLLIINFCFASLVHSQNNVNSKDFSKEKTITKIILVRHAEKEKDGTKNPALSIEGEERAKKLAFMLNDFSIDRLYATPYLRTQKTLGVISDEKKIEITNYDARDVEFAKNIVKKEQGKIIVIAGHSNTIPALVNQFIGSYKYKELSEEEYGKLWIITFVNNELVDCSLFNY from the coding sequence ATGAAAAATATTATTTTTTTACTTATTATTAATTTTTGCTTTGCAAGCTTAGTTCATTCGCAAAATAATGTAAACTCTAAAGACTTTTCAAAAGAAAAGACGATAACAAAAATAATATTAGTTCGTCATGCTGAAAAAGAAAAGGACGGAACTAAAAATCCTGCTTTATCAATAGAAGGAGAAGAAAGAGCAAAAAAGTTAGCGTTTATGCTTAATGATTTTTCTATTGACAGATTGTATGCAACACCTTATCTAAGAACGCAAAAAACATTAGGAGTAATTTCAGATGAAAAGAAAATAGAAATTACTAATTATGATGCTAGAGATGTTGAATTTGCTAAGAATATAGTAAAGAAAGAACAAGGAAAAATCATAGTAATAGCAGGACATTCAAATACAATTCCTGCTTTGGTTAATCAATTTATAGGAAGTTACAAATATAAAGAGTTGAGCGAAGAAGAGTATGGCAAGTTGTGGATTATAACTTTTGTAAATAACGAATTAGTAGATTGTAGCTTATTTAATTATTAG
- the lpxB gene encoding lipid-A-disaccharide synthase — translation MKYYIIAGEASGDLHGSNLMKSIFKEDPNAEIRFWGGDLMQKTGGTLVKHYRDLAFMGFIEVVMNLQTILNNIKVCKKDIEQFQPDAIIFIDYPGFNMRIATWAKERKIPTHYYISPQIWAWKENRIKAIKRDVDFMYVILPFEKDFYEKKHHFLVKFVGHPLIDAIHNRTEVNEVNFRKENNLDDKPIIALLPGSRKQEITKMLSGMLSIVKDFPDYQFVIAGAPSQEYSFYQTFLKNENVHFISNKTYDLLSVSRAALVTSGTATLETALFKVPEVVCYKGSWVSYQIAKRIITLKYISLVNLIMDKEVVTELIQDKFNSKNLKKELSKILDEKGRKKMIEAYSVLEEKLGGTGASDKTAQLIVSSLKK, via the coding sequence ATGAAATATTACATAATTGCAGGTGAAGCATCCGGAGATTTGCACGGTTCTAATCTGATGAAATCTATTTTTAAAGAAGACCCAAATGCCGAAATTCGTTTTTGGGGTGGAGATTTAATGCAAAAAACAGGAGGAACATTAGTAAAACACTATCGTGATCTTGCTTTTATGGGATTTATAGAAGTAGTAATGAATTTGCAAACGATTTTGAATAACATCAAAGTATGTAAAAAAGACATCGAACAATTTCAACCAGATGCTATAATTTTTATCGATTATCCAGGTTTTAATATGAGAATTGCTACTTGGGCAAAGGAGAGAAAAATACCAACACACTACTACATTTCACCTCAAATATGGGCTTGGAAAGAAAATAGAATTAAAGCTATAAAACGAGACGTGGATTTTATGTACGTAATTCTTCCGTTTGAAAAAGACTTTTATGAGAAGAAGCATCATTTTCTGGTGAAATTTGTAGGTCATCCATTAATTGATGCCATACATAATAGAACAGAAGTAAATGAAGTTAATTTTCGAAAGGAAAATAACTTAGATGATAAACCTATAATTGCACTTTTGCCAGGTAGTAGAAAGCAAGAAATTACAAAAATGCTTTCAGGAATGTTATCAATAGTAAAAGATTTTCCAGATTATCAATTTGTCATTGCAGGAGCTCCTAGTCAAGAATATTCTTTCTATCAAACGTTTTTAAAGAATGAGAATGTTCATTTTATATCAAACAAAACGTATGATTTATTGAGTGTTTCTCGTGCTGCATTAGTTACTTCTGGAACAGCAACATTAGAAACGGCACTTTTTAAAGTCCCTGAAGTAGTTTGTTATAAAGGAAGTTGGGTGTCATATCAAATTGCAAAACGTATTATCACTTTGAAATACATTTCTTTAGTTAATTTAATTATGGATAAAGAAGTTGTTACTGAGCTTATTCAAGATAAATTTAATTCCAAAAACTTAAAGAAAGAATTGAGTAAAATTCTTGATGAAAAAGGCAGAAAGAAAATGATTGAAGCGTACTCTGTTTTAGAAGAAAAGTTAGGAGGAACAGGCGCTAGTGATAAAACTGCTCAATTAATTGTTTCCTCATTAAAGAAATAA
- a CDS encoding C40 family peptidase: MKKGLLLLCCLFIISGKAQSVLTDKTADNEIKKVVVFDDYLGLLNPKNNIKADKSAVKTEKSFFLKKRFKEKEKKRFAEVVKDIDIFLTRIKIIDSARVYIGTPYHYGGMSKDGIDCSALIYKAYKKNNFLLPRTSIEQSKLGEKIKREKADIGDLIFFKTNRRRSISHVGIVIENCKGDIRFIHASSSKGVMISSLMETYFKKKFVKIKRLIL; encoded by the coding sequence TTGAAAAAAGGATTACTATTATTATGCTGCTTGTTTATTATTAGTGGAAAAGCACAATCTGTTTTAACAGATAAAACTGCTGATAATGAGATTAAAAAAGTAGTTGTTTTTGATGATTATTTAGGTTTATTAAATCCTAAAAATAATATCAAAGCAGATAAGTCTGCCGTTAAAACCGAAAAATCATTTTTTCTAAAAAAACGATTTAAAGAAAAAGAGAAAAAAAGATTCGCAGAAGTTGTAAAAGATATTGACATTTTTCTTACTCGTATTAAAATTATAGATAGCGCAAGAGTTTATATTGGAACTCCATATCATTATGGTGGAATGAGTAAAGACGGAATAGATTGTTCTGCTTTGATTTATAAAGCCTATAAAAAGAATAATTTTTTACTTCCAAGAACATCTATAGAGCAAAGCAAATTAGGTGAAAAAATTAAAAGAGAAAAAGCAGATATAGGAGATTTAATTTTCTTTAAAACCAATAGGAGAAGAAGTATTTCACATGTAGGAATAGTAATTGAAAATTGTAAAGGTGATATTAGATTTATCCATGCGTCTTCAAGTAAAGGTGTTATGATTTCATCACTGATGGAAACCTATTTCAAGAAAAAATTCGTAAAAATTAAAAGATTAATATTATAA